One Leptospira levettii genomic window, TTCCTTCTGGGAATACGGATTCCAACTCATGTGAATTGTCATGTGAGTACGGGATTTGCGAAAGTACAGCAGAAGAACGGATCCCAACACCTGGAGTTTTATGATTCCAGCTAACGGCTAACGCAGTTGCAGTGTCTTTCATTTCTGAGTCAGAACGGTAGGAATCTAATTCATTTTTACAGTGTTGGTAAAAACTTAATAGTTTTTGTACTTCAGAAGGTAAGTCGGCAATTGAAATTTTTTCTGTTTCGAGCAAATGAGAATAAAAGCCAGGTGGTCTTCTTACGGTTTGTGCAGCATTATTGATCAGGATATCCAATCTTTCCAGGTGGTTTTCCAAAAATTTACAAAATATTTCCACACTTGGTGTATGCCTTAAATCCAAACCAAAGATTTGTAATCGGTCTTTCCATAAATGAAAATCAGATTCCTTTGAAAATCGAATCGCTGAATCGTTCGGAAATCTTGTCGTCGCGATCACTCGAGCACCTGCTCGTAATAATAATAATGTGGCTTGGTATCCAATTTTTAATCGCGAACCAGTGATAACGGCTACGGTCCCTCTTAAATCAGCTGTTTGGTATCGTTTGGAGTAATTGAGTTCCGCACAATTAGGGCACATCGAGTCATAAAAAAAATGTAATTTTGTAAAGGGAGTTTTGCAAATATAACAAGGCTTAGGTTGGGATAATTCGGTGGCATTTTCCCATGACCATCCAGCTGAATTGGAAATTTGGAGTGGTGCTTTGAAGACTGCGGATTCCCTTGCTCTTCTGATTCCTGTCAATGCAGTCTTTTGTTTTTCTTGGGTTTTTAAACTTTCTTTTTTTTCAATGCGAACAGTTCGATTCCGTTTACGAACTTCATTTCGATCCGGCCTTGAAATTTTCCCACATAGGATCATTAGTTCAAGGCGTTTTTCTTCTGGTATGGTAACGAGATCTTTTGGTGAATCTAAAAGTGTTTTTAATTCACGAATCAAAGAGTCTATGTCCATAAAACCAGAATTTTAGGAACAATGGGGTAAGCAACTCTCTTTGGATTTAGATTTTTTGAATTCTAATCCTACGATTGCCGGTAAACCGAATGGTACCATCCAAAATGCATGAATTTTCCATTTCAGCATGAAGGCTTTTTACCTGCTCTCTCATATTTTGAAGGAGAGCAATCACTTCAAGCGTACTATTGCATTGTAATTGAGTGAACAATTTTTCTTTGTCGTAATAGAGTGTCTGTAACTGTTGTTCCAAGAGGTTTGATAGAGAATCCTCATGAATGTTTTGACGGCTATCAACCGAAGTTTCCTCTATCATCAATTCACGAATTGGCTTGGTTAAGAATTCTTGGATTTCATTTAGGTCCTCATCATGAATGAGTGGTTCTAATGCGATAAGAATGTAGGTTGTTAAAGATGCTTTAATGATTAGATTTGGATCAGCTTCTCCAGTGTTAAAATTTTGGTATTGGATTTGAGTGTTGAGTTGTTTCCAATAACATTTGAGTTCAACATATTTAGAGAAAATTAGAACACTCAATTCTTCTTTGATTTCAACATCATCCAATATATCCAAAAATTGATGTATCATCGAATCAAACCAAAGGTGAATATTGGTATTTTGTTCTTCGGATTGCTCAAATCCAATCATCCATTCAGTTATGTTTTCGGAGACTGAATTTTTAAAGTTTTGGTTAGAAAGTTTTTCTTTAATAAATTGTAATTCCATATGCTCTCTATTGGTTTGAATTTTTATGGAATCTATGATTCGGGATGTAGGCTTTAGAAATTGATTCAATTTGAATTCGATTTGTGTCTACTGTTCTGTAATTTTCTTTAAAAGAGTAGAGGTAAGTTAATTCCTTTTGTAAGTTTTGGAATTCATGAATGATTGCGTCTATGTCAGAAGAACCCAATTCTAATTCCAGTTCTTCTTTTTCCTTGTATAGCGCGACTATTTGAGATTCTAGTTGTTCTTCTAAAGTTGGATCCATTAACCATTAGACGAATTACTTTTTCAAAACAGAAATAATATTGAATTCGACGAGTATACTCCAAGGACGT contains:
- a CDS encoding SDR family oxidoreductase, with translation MDIDSLIRELKTLLDSPKDLVTIPEEKRLELMILCGKISRPDRNEVRKRNRTVRIEKKESLKTQEKQKTALTGIRRARESAVFKAPLQISNSAGWSWENATELSQPKPCYICKTPFTKLHFFYDSMCPNCAELNYSKRYQTADLRGTVAVITGSRLKIGYQATLLLLRAGARVIATTRFPNDSAIRFSKESDFHLWKDRLQIFGLDLRHTPSVEIFCKFLENHLERLDILINNAAQTVRRPPGFYSHLLETEKISIADLPSEVQKLLSFYQHCKNELDSYRSDSEMKDTATALAVSWNHKTPGVGIRSSAVLSQIPYSHDNSHELESVFPEGKLDADLQQVDLRKTNSWRLKLGEINTSEMIEVQLVNAVAPFVLCNRLVGIMRKDITGKKHIINVSAMEGKFHRFKKEDRHPHTNMAKAALNMMTHTSAEDFAKDGIFMNAVDTGWVTDEDPIELAKRKQDLHDFQPPLDIVDGAARVVDPLFDGVNTGKHWIGKFLKDYFPIDW